From Gossypium raimondii isolate GPD5lz chromosome 11, ASM2569854v1, whole genome shotgun sequence:
TAGCTACTATCAAAGACTATCCCATCAGCAAATCTTGCAGTGTAGTGAATCTATGCAAAGAACAAATTAGAGAAAATAGTGTTAATTCGATCAATCTGATGTTCACATATTTTGCAGTGTCTCATGTCAATATGAATCATGCAATGCAttcatattataaatatatcgATATTTACATATCTGGGTCTTCAAAAAATTGCCATGGCAAGTTTCTACCCTTTTGGATTTGAAGCCTAAAATATGTTCATGGTAAGTAGTAATGCTATTGAGTTCCTCATTTATGTGCATATCTACTTGGCTGTAACATTAATTGTAGCATCAACCAATAACCAACAAAAagattaatctgaaatcaagaGATGAAGTTACATTGACAAGCTCTCCACGTGGAGCTTCCACACCAGACCCTACAATAACATCACAGTAACCAAGACCAGATTTGGCATAGTTGAGCTCACATTGAGGTTCCCCAACAGTTGCAAAATACTCGATCCTGGTGGCATCAGCCTCCAATGGTGAGCAAGCAAGAAGTGAAGCTGCTAAAAGCCCAACACCCACATTGAAAACACATTGTTTCGCAACAGGTTTTGAGTTGAAAGAGAGTTTGGGTTCGTTGGGAGGTGGGAGTGGCGTGGAAGAAGAGCAAGAACAGGAGAAGGATGGTGATGAAGTGTGCTTAGAGTTGGAGAAACGATGGGTCAATGGCTTTGCAGTTGCAATGGCTAAAGCAGAGGTcgccatttttccttttttatgatTCTTTGGATTTGGAAAGCAAAATTTTCTAAGCGGAGAATTCGgataggaaaaataaatgaactacTTTGGCAGGAAATTCTGTTCGTCGGATATGGATAAGATTTAGgctttcatttataattatactgaTGTTAAGTAATCCGGATTAACTTAGTTTTATAAGTTATTGTACTttgttcaaattaaatttaaaacattattattaatatatattattctgaTTTTGTA
This genomic window contains:
- the LOC105804259 gene encoding photosynthetic NDH subunit of lumenal location 4, chloroplastic; its protein translation is MATSALAIATAKPLTHRFSNSKHTSSPSFSCSCSSSTPLPPPNEPKLSFNSKPVAKQCVFNVGVGLLAASLLACSPLEADATRIEYFATVGEPQCELNYAKSGLGYCDVIVGSGVEAPRGELVNIHYTARFADGIVFDSSYKRARPLTMRIGLGKVIKGLDQGILGGEGVPPMLVGGKRRLQIPPNLAYGPEPAGCFSGDCNIPANATLLYDINFVGIYSGNAK